The Nicotiana sylvestris chromosome 6, ASM39365v2, whole genome shotgun sequence genomic sequence cagaaataataaaccttactaaAAAGTAAGTTTGCCAGAGAATGTCATGGGATTTGTTTTTATTTAAATGgcaagtggaaactgaaaagaaggcagcacatgggagggtgttcgGATTGTCCAAAGAGGCTGTTAAGGGTCTGATTTGAAGTTATAAAAGGGGGGGatagaaaacaaaaaaagggAACAGATTTtgatatacacacacacagatacaagAGAGAAAGGATAGAAAAATCAGGAACTGTTTTCTTCACATTGTTGTCTGGATttcatttgttcttctacttgttcAATCAATTTTGATCCTTCCAAGTTAAAACTGAGTTCACTGGTTGTAGTTTGCATTGGTTTATTTCCTGAAGTTTGGTCTATCTGGGGTTTCTATTTCCACTGCCTTGTTTGTtacctgttgttactgctgctgtttggtgttgctcccattgttactctgctgacttctctttttcttcaattgtcaaacatttccaggtacacaacttctgaaaccatatgttgtcgaaagtttgaagtttgaagcagaaataaagaaacgaatgtctgtttactttataatacttgtgttcaaaataggttgaatgttagttagcctgtatttgtttaactgcaaactgcaaataatTTGTATAAATTAACATACATTCTAATTTGAGATGAACAATTGGATAGCATTTGCTTGTTAGATCAGATGTGTTTTAATGCATACAACCGTTagttttgtttcagttatgacatcctaacatagaatcatagcaagcatatgtatgtatttttgcctagatctCTGAACTATCGAATCTGCTATATTCGGTTCCATTTGACTTCaagataagtgtaccccaaactaATTCTCATGCAGCGTTACGTTAACAGGGTGATAATGTACGCCAACCCTTTTGTTAGATTATTTGTTTCTACATAGTTTCGATATgggcttcaatatagattcattgTTTCGGAACAATGCGATGACTCTCGAGGAAAACTGATAGGCATTCTCGAATCCAATTAATAGTAGTTTTCTTAATAAGtagccgatttcatttatcaaacctaaataagttaattataaagttcaaacttaaggtttgtttaatgtaaatttagtaCGAGTTATCTGTTGCTTGCAATCTCTCTTATCAAATTAACAAAGCTTATTCACTCTTTGAaaataaggcatgaaataattctcacctcataaacaaccagTTAGGCAATCAAGAAAAATTCGGACTCGCCACACATAGTAGAGATTTAGTGTTTAGTTACTTAAACAagtaattttggtatttttctcttttattttttaaatacaaacgtaatagaaatgtagtcactttaggatatccttctaaaaaatgagatgagcctcgccaaataaaaatgcaaattgcagggccctcaatTAACCATAATAGATACTTAAAGTTTGGGATAGACTGTTAAGTGAATCTCaccgccttccccaaagataataatgcgttagactctttaggcacgatttaattaaattacgttcttaaattcgggtgcgcatttatgtgacccaaattcaaatctcaacggagtcgaaatgcgttaacaactacgggtgcattgattgcgacgtggttcgagatgcattttcacgacgttgcaattctataaaataaatgataataaaagcggtttaaacttaataaaagcacgtaagtcataacatgtatttaaatcagatatttagccattataacaatttaagcgaccgtgctagaaccacgggattcgagggtgcctaacaccttccctcgggtcaacagaattccttacttagaatttctggttcgcagacttcatttggaaaagtcgaaaatttcctcgatttgggattcaagataaaccggtgacttgggacaccaaaagccaaacctttcctaagtggcgactctgaattaaataaataatcccatttcgaatattgtcacttaaattggaaaaactcccttgcgcatttttaaacccttcggggccgggcgcgcaaaaggaggtgtgacagtgacaagttggtatcagagtctcgcgaatcggtacggagatgtctgtacttatctttgggaggctgtggaactgttaggaaaattccacttcatttgattccttgtcgtgtgaGATTATTCACTTCGAatttctaaacttctatcttctattctatAACAGAAGGAAGagctaccggagatgaccaggcacccgcgccTCCTACTAGAGCCGTCTGAGGCTGGAGCTCGGGTAGAGTCCGAGAACGTACACGTGGTGCAACCAGAGCACCCATACGAGCTGCtgcagaggagccaccagtagcttcAGCCGGAGCACAGGCAGCttatacgcctactactactgcTCTAGCTCTCCAGGAGACCCTTGTacaattcatgagcatgtacatcaCTCTAGCTCTGGCatggttgattccccttgctgcagccacatttCAGGCCGgcggaggagcacaaactcccatCGCCCGCACTCTAGAGTAGCAGGTTCAGGTTTATCAGTTTAGCCCGAGGGTAGGGCAGCAACTTCAGAGGAGGAGCAACTCaggcttgagaggtacaagaagtacaaACCTCCTATATTCAAcggtctagcatcagaggatgctcaaGGATTTTTGGAGGAGTGCAACCGTATCCTCCACACTATGGGCATAGTATAGTCGAGTGGGGTTTTTTTCACTACCTTTTAGCTTCTGGGGGCAGCCTATTAGTGGTGGGGTACTTAGGAGTTGGACAGTCTGTCTGAGGTAGCTTCCCTTTCATGGACTCAGTTCTCTaacatgtttttgagagagtatgtccctcagagcctcagggatacTTACGCatggagtttgagcagttgcaccagggtactatgactatttCAGAATATGCAATTCGTTTTagtgacttggctagacatgcaccgactttggtttctacagtttgagagagggttcgccgatttattgaaggactcattcccagcatcagggcTAGCATGGCATGGGAGCTTGAGATGGATATCTCgatcagcaggtggtgagtattgctagaagagtagagggcatgcttgctcaggatagggaggagagagaggccaagaggtctcgagagtcgggacattattttggtgcccgtgccccagctgcagtccgtcatggtaggggttatgtaagtagccctgttcattcagctcttccagcatcTAATGGTATTCCAGCCTCTTCTAGACCTTAGGagacttattatgcacctccagtatctagtgtgcctcctgcatAGGGTGCCATCAGTGGTCTGTCCAGCAGACCTGGTCCAAGTtagtcacaaccaccacatcctcccagaaCTTGTTTTGAGTGTTGTGACACTTTCCATATGGTGAgacattgccccagacttaggaggggtgaaCCTCTACAGCCTTCTCAGCCATAACGTGCTCCACCAAGTCCTCAGGCTATCATTACAGCACCAGCTGCCACCCCACttgctcagccaactagaggtggaggtcggggtggTAGGGTTCAtcctagaggtagaggtcgggccagatactatgcccttccttctCGTACAAAGATTGTTGCTTCTgattctgtcattacaggtattgttccagtctgtcatagagatgcatcgtttctatttgatccaggctccacttattgttatgtgtcatcttattttgccccgcattttggcgtatctcaggattctttgagttcccctatttatgtatctactcttttgggagattctcttgttgtagacCGCATTTATTGGTCATTTTTTATCAGTCTTAGTGGTTTTGTTACCAGAGGCAATTTGTTagtgctcagcatggtagattttgatgttatcttgggcatggactggttgtcgccccattatgctattcttgattgtcacgccaagactgtgacactggctatgccaggtttatcgcgattagagtggaggggtaccttataTTGCACTCCTAGTAGGGTCATTTCATTTCTTAAGGCTCagcaaatggttgagaaggggtgtgacgcgtatctagcctatgtgagagatgttagtattgatacccctacactTTATTCAGTCCCAATAGTGAGGGATTTTCTTGATGTGTTTTCAGctaatcttccgggcatgccgcttgattttggcattgatttattgtcgggcactcaacccatctctattcctctaTATCGTATGACCCCTTCTAAGTTGAAGGATTTGAAGgaacagttacaggaattgcttgataagggtttcattcggcgTAGTGTGTCGCCTTAggggtgctcctatcttatttgtgaagaaaaaggatggttctatgtgtatatgcattgattatcactagttgaacaaagttacagtgaagaaccggtatcctttaccttgtattgatgacctatttgatcggTTACAGGGTGCCTGAGTGTTTTCCAAAATTGACTTGAGTTCGGTTTATCATCAGTTGAAggttcgggagccagatatcccaaagaatTCTTTCAgcactcggtatggtcattacgagttccttgttatgtcatttgggttaacCAACGCCCCAGCaatatttatgcatttgatgcacaatgtatttcagccttatctttatgcattcgtcattgtctttattgatgacattctggtatactccTGGAATCGGGAAGATCACCAGCATCATTtgaggactatgcttcagactttgagagaaaaga encodes the following:
- the LOC138870525 gene encoding uncharacterized protein; the protein is MVDFDVILGMDWLSPHYAILDCHAKTVTLAMPGLSRLEWRGTLYCTPSRVISFLKAQQMVEKGCDAYLAYVRDVSIDTPTLYSVPIVRDFLDVFSANLPGMPLDFGIDLLSGTQPISIPLYRMTPSKLKDLKEQLQELLDKGFIRRSVSP